Proteins found in one uncultured Fusobacterium sp. genomic segment:
- a CDS encoding RAMP superfamily CRISPR-associated protein produces the protein MKEFLRLDNKLILKLKIKPLSPLLIKLGNKEKDSEGKDGTYIGFLTTESGTGTKLDYNGSSEKVTEDGRKGEIYIPGSSLRGTFRDRTLDIFENDEEEVKKLYGKSDDDKSQKTRIFIGDAFLYNVETRKRFYSDEDKISESLKDILKSRSITPIDHFSGKATVPLKFEYTTENFLSEITVNNISLKELKIIYFILRDSINGELRIGNSKTRGFGQIELEIDEMVYYKYCGKKELVKDMKKYFERVEEKSIKIGDKYLCEALRLKDKFNKIDIENPNEFIKALFAEVE, from the coding sequence ATGAAAGAGTTTTTAAGATTAGACAACAAATTAATTTTAAAATTAAAGATAAAACCATTGTCTCCCCTATTGATAAAGCTAGGAAATAAAGAGAAAGACAGTGAAGGGAAAGATGGAACCTATATAGGATTTTTAACTACTGAATCAGGAACAGGAACAAAATTGGACTATAATGGTAGTTCTGAAAAAGTTACTGAAGATGGGAGAAAAGGGGAGATATATATTCCCGGCTCTAGTTTAAGAGGAACATTTAGAGATAGAACTTTGGATATTTTTGAAAATGATGAAGAGGAAGTAAAAAAACTTTATGGAAAATCTGATGATGATAAGTCTCAAAAAACAAGAATCTTTATTGGAGATGCTTTTTTATACAATGTTGAAACTAGAAAAAGATTTTATTCTGATGAAGACAAGATCAGTGAAAGTTTAAAGGATATTTTAAAATCTAGATCTATCACTCCAATAGATCATTTTTCAGGAAAAGCAACTGTTCCATTAAAATTTGAATATACTACTGAAAATTTTCTTAGTGAAATAACTGTAAATAATATCTCACTTAAAGAGTTAAAGATTATATACTTTATACTAAGAGATAGTATAAATGGAGAGTTAAGAATAGGAAACTCTAAAACAAGGGGATTTGGACAGATTGAGCTAGAGATAGATGAGATGGTATATTATAAATATTGTGGTAAAAAAGAGCTTGTAAAAGATATGAAAAAATACTTTGAAAGAGTGGAAGAAAAATCAATAAAAATAGGGGATAAATATCTATGTGAGGCATTGAGATTAAAGGATAAATTTAATAAAATAGATATAGAAAATCCTAATGAGTTTATTAAGGCTCTTTTTGCAGAGGTGGAATAA